The window GCGACACCGACGATGCCTTCGGCCTCCAGCGCCTCGGCCTCCTTCTGCATCCGTTCCATGGCGAGCTCCCTGGCGTCGTACAGCGCCTGGGTGAACGTAGGGAGCTCGGCATTCTGCCCGACGTTCGACAGCGTCGAGGCGATTCCCCGATGGGCGACGTGGTAGACGCAGCTCCCCATCACCAGGCCGAGCGGGGCGTAGCCCGTCTGAAGCAGGGTCCAGAAGTCCTGTCCGGACAGGTCACTGGTGAACGGTTGACCCTTGTTGTTGCGCCAACCGGTCGACGTGGTCTTCTCGTGATCTGCCCGCACGGCCGTGCCGACCGCGATGAACTCGGCGATGTCGGAGCCCCACTCCTTGAACTCGACGTCGAGCCGGACTCCTACTACGCCGTCGGCGCCCAGCAGGTTGGCCTCCGCCTCCATCCGGCTGATCGCGAACTCCCGGGCCTGGTACATCGCCTGGCTGAGTACGTCGAGTTCCTGATTTTTGCTCCAGCGGCCGAGCTGAAGCCCGACGTGGTAGATGGAGCTACCGAAAACGAGGCCGAGCGGATGGAAGCCGGCCTCCTTCACGAGCAGGAATTCGTTGACGGACAGGTCGCTGGTGAAGATGGACCCGCGGTTGCCGGGTTTCAACTCGCCGAGCCGCTTCATCGCAGCTTCGGGGAGGCCGTCGGCTTGGGGCTCGGTGCTCACGTGTCTTCCTTCCGCAGATCAGACATTGATGACGGCTTCGGGCCGACGCCGGCGAACCCGGTCGGACAGCGGCAGGACAGCCAGCCGACGGCCATGGGTCCGTTGGCCGGATGCGTACTGGGCGAGCGCAGTCCCGAGCACGGTCGCCTCGCCGATGTGGTCGCGCCCACCCTGGTAGGCGCGACACTCCTGCTCGTGCATTTTGAGATCCATGGCGGCCACGACGGCCACCTGCCCGCCCACCCGGGCGAGATCAGACTCGACCGACACCCGGGCCGCGGCCCGGGTGTCGGTCACGAGCTGGGTGTAACCGGGAATCTCCGCATTCGCGACGTTGAACATGCTGCGGGTCATGACCGTGCGGTAGTCGTCATGACGGATTTCGACCGCGATACCCATGACGATGTCGACCGGGATCCAGCCGGCTTCGAAGATCTTGGCGAAGTCTTGACCGGATAGG of the Mycobacteriales bacterium genome contains:
- a CDS encoding heavy metal-binding domain-containing protein; protein product: MKRLGELKPGNRGSIFTSDLSVNEFLLVKEAGFHPLGLVFGSSIYHVGLQLGRWSKNQELDVLSQAMYQAREFAISRMEAEANLLGADGVVGVRLDVEFKEWGSDIAEFIAVGTAVRADHEKTTSTGWRNNKGQPFTSDLSGQDFWTLLQTGYAPLGLVMGSCVYHVAHRGIASTLSNVGQNAELPTFTQALYDARELAMERMQKEAEALEAEGIVGVALNQFSHTWGSHTIEYLAIGTAVRPLAADHVVPPPQLVLTLDD